The segment GCTTCTGCAGCAGGATGGCCAGGAAGAGAAAGACCTCGAAGCGGGCAATGGTCTCACCGATGCACTTCCGCTTTCCCAGGCCAAAAAGAGTCACCTTCTCACTCAGTGCCTTGTCGATAGTGCCATCGGGGGTGAGAAACCGCTCTGGCCGGAACTCAGATGGGTTGTCCCACAGCTTTCTGTAATCAGAGTGTGGCAGCTGAAGTGGCAGCCTGAAGGCTCAGAAGCATCTAATGGGTTGCACCCCAGCCCACAGGAATAGGGAATAGGCAAGTGGCCAGGGTGCTGTCCCCTTTAGACCCTGCGAGGTCTAAAGCTCAGAAGTGGGTGAAATTTCCGCTGCCCCCTTTCAACTTACTGGTCATGGTTGATCTGCCACTGGTTCACAAAGACACAACGCCCCTTGGGGATATAAAAGCCACTCAGACTTGTGTCTCTTGTTGTACTGAGGAGGGAAGAAGTTCAGTCAAGCTCAGGGCCACAAGGAGATATCCCTGCCTCCCATACCACgtccctcccaccagccctgaTCAGGTACATGCACTGACGTAAGGCCCAGTACCAGACAGCAGTGGATCCATGGGGCCTCACCTGTGGGGGATGGTGAAGGGGACAAAGGAGGAGTGTCGGAAGGTCTCCAGGATGAAGGCCTCCAGATAGGGCAGCTGGGGTCTGTCTGAGAGCCGGGGCTGCCGTGCCCTGCCAATCACTGTGtctgcagagcacagaggacCAGACAGATGAAGGGCCACCCAAACCTTGAGCCAGGGCCCTGCCTTGAACACTTTGAAGGAGGCAACCACCTACCCAGCTCCTCCTGGATCTTTTTCTGCACGCTGGGGGCTGTCACTAGGTATAGGAGGCTCCAGGACATGGCAGTTGTGACTGTGTCAAACCCTGGCAAATGGAGAACAGAGGGAAAAGTTAGGTGGTTGGTGGGTCAGGGCAGTTGGGCGCAGGAAAGGCACCGCGGAGCAGCTCTTACCAGCTCCAAAGAGGTCCAAGACGACAGTAACAACTTGCTCATCCGACAGCTGGATATTGGCATTCTCGTCCAGGCTCCTGTCCTGACAGTGCTCGATCAGGCTGTCTGTGATGTCCCGGATGTAGCCCTGGGTAAGGAAGGCCCACAGGTGAGCAAGATCCTGATCCCAGACCTACCTCTCCATCCAGGCCTGGTTCCTCACCATCCCTGGCACCTTTGTCCAAGAGGTGACCCGCCACCCCCAAAGCTGCCATCCCAGCTTCTCTCTGCCTGTCCAAGGCTCTGTCCTGCCTCAGAATACTGGCAGCCCCAACTCAAGGGACACAGAGTCTGGTATCATTATCACGTGGATGTGCTCTTTACCCTTCTCTCTCTCAGGAGACCAGGAGAAGAACTTTTGAGctcttcctgctccccacaacTGGTGTAGGGTAAATACTGCTGTCTGATAAGATAGAAAGACTGGTCAAGAAAAAGTTCTATTTCCCTACCATGAATGGAATCCCCTCCACTACTGGCTTCAAAACCCCAGGGTGGAGGCTCCGAGAGCCTGCCAAACCCCATGCTGGCCCAGTTATCTCTGCCCCCCTGACACCCGACCCCACCtgctccccaccacccacctgcctctccccagcctataccttttcaaatgttttatagtGTTCCTTGACCATCTTCTGCGTGAAGATGAAGAACTTCTCATTCAGGTCCTTGAAGGCATCCAAGGTATGGCCGGGCAGGTAACGGAGGATAGGGAGGAAGTCGCCTGGGTTCCCGGATGCAGTTATCTTCCCGAACTCATCAGTCAGGTTGACTATGCTAAGTAGCTCTTGGTCATCGTGGTCATAGCGCTGACCAAAACATATGGCACAGATGACGTTGGCCACTGACACCCCTACATACCTGTAGGGGTCAAAGTGTCCAACCTTTGCCATCAGCTCCTGGAACTTGCTGATGAGGTACTCGGCCTCCTTGCTCACATGCTCCTCCAGGTAGCAGGAGGACATGGAAGCCGGGTCTGAGGCGATGGAGAAACTCTTCAAGGCATTCTGGGCCAGGCGCCGGCGGGCAGCCCACACTGGTCCAGAGTCTGGGTTGAAGGTCATGCTGTTGCCACCAGAGACCAAGGTGAAGCTGTAGAAGTCAGGCCGGCCCTTGAAATCATCGCTCTGCCGCACCAGGGCCTGCCGGATGGTGTCCAGGCCGCTGAGCACCAGCACAGGTGTGCAGCCAATGCGGATCTCCAGCACGTCCCCATAACGCTGGCTCAGCCGTGACAGCACCAGGTGTgggctcttccccaaggtcagCATGTGCCCGAGCaggggccagccccagggcccCGGTGGACTCTTCAGGCCTTTGGGGACCTGAGGCCGCCAGGCCCGGACCACCCAGAATACCAGGCAGAAGATGGCAGAGGCCAGGAGAAGCTCGGTGGCCGAGATGGGGATGGTGAGTCCGAACACAGAAAACATGATCAGCGTAGAGATGGTAAGGTAGCTGctgagaggtgggcaggaggaaaGATCAAGACATCAGAATGGGAGATGTGAGGAGCCAATGTCCTAAAGTGTCAGCGTGCTGGTCAAAGCTCCCTCCCTTTGAAGAGCAGTCAGATCAATAGATGAAAAGGAACTCTCCCAGAATCCTTAGTTCTCTCCTGCTCTAGGAAATCCTTCCAGACC is part of the Rhinolophus sinicus isolate RSC01 linkage group LG03, ASM3656204v1, whole genome shotgun sequence genome and harbors:
- the CYP1A1 gene encoding cytochrome P450 1A1 yields the protein MFSVFGLTIPISATELLLASAIFCLVFWVVRAWRPQVPKGLKSPPGPWGWPLLGHMLTLGKSPHLVLSRLSQRYGDVLEIRIGCTPVLVLSGLDTIRQALVRQSDDFKGRPDFYSFTLVSGGNSMTFNPDSGPVWAARRRLAQNALKSFSIASDPASMSSCYLEEHVSKEAEYLISKFQELMAKVGHFDPYRYVGVSVANVICAICFGQRYDHDDQELLSIVNLTDEFGKITASGNPGDFLPILRYLPGHTLDAFKDLNEKFFIFTQKMVKEHYKTFEKGYIRDITDSLIEHCQDRSLDENANIQLSDEQVVTVVLDLFGAGFDTVTTAMSWSLLYLVTAPSVQKKIQEELDTVIGRARQPRLSDRPQLPYLEAFILETFRHSSFVPFTIPHSTTRDTSLSGFYIPKGRCVFVNQWQINHDQKLWDNPSEFRPERFLTPDGTIDKALSEKVTLFGLGKRKCIGETIARFEVFLFLAILLQKLEFSVPPGVKVDMTPIYGLTMKHACCEHFQVQLRS